The Vicia villosa cultivar HV-30 ecotype Madison, WI linkage group LG1, Vvil1.0, whole genome shotgun sequence genome includes a region encoding these proteins:
- the LOC131645177 gene encoding protein EI24 homolog, whose protein sequence is MMKQITEKVKSCGVLWLEGLREACCLHRVVILCLRSKNLLMRTGQCFLLNGFIFLGSIFVLNSVVIPALWWILPDQCSQLVSHELCALGGTLKFYSFLRLALIQLFYALWFYPLYVFSIVLSTLWYNDIAKYGYAAMGRSKLTVDKVSSQNNTPIMQNAIQAKRPSGLEGVMIGIGEQVYSILLLSVFFLEVYATGFIPFIGKVLNFLLLSWMYAYYCFEYKWNFNEVALDRRLDYFQSYWPFFAGFGSPCVLAIFFFSPLVSYGIMAILFPLFVLTATGSEADQEISFERSKWRPAGVERLPIFYVSNNVSMWILSLLPLEKQDRTQDRKAQ, encoded by the exons ATGATGAAGCAGATAACGGAAAAGGTGAAGTCTTGCGGTGTTCTATGGCTTGAGGGTTTGAGAGAAGCATGTTGTCTTCACCGTGTTGTTATTCTCTGTCTCAG GTCAAAGAATCTTTTGATGCGAACAGGCCAGTGTTTTCTCCTCAATGGTTTCATTTTCTTAGGAAG TATATTCGTCCTAAACTCGGTTGTCATTCCTGCTTTGTGGTGGATATTACCTGATCAATGCTCGCAGCTTGTTTCTCATGAACTATGTGCATTAggtggaactttgaaattttattCTTTCTTACGTCTTGCACTCATTCAGCTCTTTTAT GCTCTTTGGTTTTACCCATTATATGTATTTAGCATAGTTCTAAGCACCTTATG GTACAATGACATTGCCAAGTATGGGTATGCTGCAATGGGAAGATCTAAGCTTACTGTGGACAAAGTCTCCAGCCAAAACAACACACCAATTATGCAAAATGCTATTCAAGCAAAAAGACCATCTGGCCTTGAAGG GGTCATGATTGGAATTGGAGAGCAGGTGTATTCAATACTCCTTTTGAGTGTTTTCTTCCTTGAG GTTTATGCAACAGGTTTCATACCATTCATAGGGAAGGTGCTCAACTTTTTACTCCTTTCCTGGATGTATGCATATTACTGCTTCGA GTATAAATGGAATTTCAATGAAGTGGCTCTTGACAGAAGGCTGGACTACTTTCAGTCTTACTGGCCATTTTTTGCTGGTTTTG GAAGTCCATGCGTTTTGGCTATATTCTTTTTCTCTCCACTTGTGAGTTATGGGATTATGGCTATACTTTTTCCACTG TTTGTTCTAACTGCAACTGGATCGGAGGCTGACCAAGAAATATCTTTTGAAAGATCTAAATGGAGACCTGCAGGAGTGGAAAGGCTTCCGATATTTTATGTTTCAAATAATGTGTC GATGTGGATTTTATCTCTTTTACCTCTGGAGAAACAGGACCGGACGCAAGATAGAAAGGCACAATAA
- the LOC131625763 gene encoding large ribosomal subunit protein cL38-like, whose protein sequence is MASVSSIFGCGVAMAPNSLRNKAIRTERRNVCGGLLIECSSRPQKKSTAHHIKTRPRKSQLSDKKRKPTVYAPLPPLPPDYTVVIPAEASTVNVTPPPPADSD, encoded by the coding sequence ATGGCATCAGTGTCAAGCATATTCGGGTGTGGTGTAGCGATGGCACCAAACTCACTGAGAAACAAAGCAATTCGAACCGAAAGAAGAAACGTGTGTGGAGGATTGTTGATAGAGTGTTCATCGAGGCCACAGAAGAAATCAACTGCACATCACATCAAGACGAGGCCGAGAAAATCGCAACTGTCTGATAAGAAACGGAAGCCGACCGTGTATGCTCCGTTGCCTCCACTACCTCCTGATTATACGGTTGTGATTCCTGCTGAGGCTTCCACGGTTAATGTTACTCCTCCGCCTCCCGCTGATTCGGATTGA